A window from Leuconostoc mesenteroides subsp. mesenteroides encodes these proteins:
- a CDS encoding aminotransferase class I/II-fold pyridoxal phosphate-dependent enzyme, protein MPEVKPTLLNNLNQHLKLVGPSAIRAFDIEVSEIPDIIKLTLGEPDFNVPDHIKQAAIRSIEANDSHYAASNGTIHLREAAAGFLADRYDIDYDPTSEIIVTIGATEAIYDTLTTILNPGDKIILPTPIFPLYIAVGLVDGAEPVFIDTSSNDFVLSPEMLESAIEKHGDDIKAVVLNFPSNPTGVTYNEEQIKAIADVLRGTDIIVISDEIYSELSYENKHVSMAKYLPEQTILLNGVSKSHAMTGYRIGILAGPAQLVQKIAMIHQFVTTTASNPAMAAAAEALGTEAGRQDTLAMKAEYLQRRDYVYDTMTQLGFKVAKPDGAFYIFAKIPAGYIQDDFAFARDLAQKNGLALIPGSSFGPGGEGYIRLSYAASIETLQKAMHRLTAYMEENGK, encoded by the coding sequence ATGCCAGAAGTAAAACCCACGTTATTGAATAACCTCAATCAACATTTAAAACTTGTTGGTCCATCTGCTATTCGGGCATTTGATATTGAAGTAAGTGAAATTCCAGACATTATTAAGCTGACACTAGGTGAACCGGATTTTAATGTACCTGATCATATCAAGCAAGCTGCGATTCGGTCCATTGAAGCAAATGATTCACACTATGCTGCATCCAATGGTACGATTCATTTACGTGAGGCTGCGGCTGGATTCTTGGCAGATCGTTATGATATCGATTACGATCCTACTAGTGAAATTATTGTAACTATAGGTGCAACCGAAGCTATTTATGATACGCTTACAACGATATTAAACCCGGGCGATAAAATTATACTCCCTACACCGATTTTTCCATTATATATAGCAGTTGGATTAGTAGATGGTGCTGAACCTGTATTTATCGACACTTCTTCAAATGATTTTGTGTTGAGTCCAGAGATGCTTGAGTCTGCAATTGAGAAGCATGGGGATGATATTAAAGCTGTTGTGCTCAACTTCCCATCTAATCCAACTGGGGTTACTTACAATGAGGAACAAATAAAAGCGATTGCGGATGTTTTGCGTGGTACGGACATTATTGTTATTTCCGATGAAATTTATTCTGAACTATCATATGAAAACAAGCATGTATCCATGGCTAAATATTTGCCTGAACAAACAATTCTGCTAAACGGCGTTTCAAAATCACATGCAATGACGGGCTACCGCATTGGTATTTTAGCTGGTCCAGCACAATTGGTTCAAAAAATAGCGATGATTCATCAGTTTGTAACCACGACTGCTTCTAATCCAGCTATGGCTGCAGCTGCAGAGGCCTTAGGGACAGAGGCAGGGCGGCAAGATACGTTGGCCATGAAAGCTGAGTATCTTCAACGACGTGATTATGTTTATGACACAATGACACAACTTGGTTTTAAAGTTGCTAAACCAGATGGCGCATTCTATATTTTTGCTAAAATACCGGCTGGCTATATTCAGGATGATTTTGCTTTTGCGCGTGATTTAGCTCAAAAAAATGGGTTAGCTTTGATTCCGGGTTCGTCATTTGGTCCAGGCGGAGAAGGATATATTCGATTAAGCTATGCAGCATCCATTGAAACATTACAAAAAGCCATGCACCGTTTGACTGCTTATATGGAAGAAAATGGTAAATGA